One Coprobacter fastidiosus genomic window, ATATGCTTGATTTTTTGTGCCTCCCCACCAGCTCTTTGCGAAAGAGTGTTCTATATTCATTCCCGATCCGGCAGAGTTTCCGTTGGCTTTTACTCGGTTGGGCGAATACATATCTACATAATAACCTTCATCATCGACATCCGTTTGAACGAAACCGGACCAAGTTTTACCCGCTCCGCTGCCATAGTCTAAGACATCGGCTTTTCCTATAATTTTGTGTAGGGCCGTTTTTAGTTCGGCTTTCTTTTTCCCTAATGCACTATCGTAATATCCGTCAGGGATCTGTGCCCATAATTGTAAAGATATTCCGAGAAAAAGCAGGAAAAAAAATTTTATTTTCAATAGCATACTGTTCATAGTCAAAGTTTTATTTTTCGTGTAATGATGTGTTTGTCGTTCTGAATTTTCAGAATATAAATACCTGATCGATTTGCCGGTATATGTATCTCTCCTTGTCCGTTTTGGGATTGTATCAAAGTCCCGTAAGTATTATATAGAAAAACATGTACGGGAACGGAAGTCGTGATGATTATCGATTCCTCTCTGGTAGCGATATGTATGGTGTTCATATCTGTTTTGTCCGTCGATGTCGGCAGATTGAATGCTATACCTTTTTTGTTTCCCCAGATATATTCAATAAGTTCGGGATAATCGATAAACGGGTTACGGTTGTGTTGTTTCTTTTGGACGGCTTCGTTCCGGTCGATCTCTTTCGAATCTACGTTGTCGTTTCTGTGCCATTTCAACAAAAGATCGATTACCCAATCTTTATAACCGGGATACGAATTTCCGGCAGTCATTTCTCCTCCGAACCGGGGAAATACATCTTCATAACATGTTGCAATATAAAAATAGGAACGGGCGAAATCTCCTTTATATTGGTCGTTAGGTTCGAAAACAGTTCCCGAATATCCGGGAAAGGTGCATGTCCCCAATTTGCTGAAACCATTATCGGATTTATAAATTTCGCCATTGGTTTCTCCATACGGATAATTACTTCGTTTATTATTAACGAGTTTATCAGTGGGATAAACATTGAATAAATCGGATTTCATGTCCCCTGAGGCTTTTTCAAACCAACTTTGCGGAAATGAGTGTTCCCGATTATATTTATCGCCTTCTATTGTCCCTCCCGAACCTTTATCCTGATCTGTTACAAATGTGAAATTCGAAGTGTTTGAGTACATATCCCAAACTTTTCCGTCCGGACGGGCATCCGTGTCTTTATAAGCATCCCACAATCCGCTATATCCGACAACTTTGAATCCATTATTACTGATAATCTGATATAAGGCAGTCTTCAGATCTTTATCTTTTTTACCTTCGATTGCATCGTAATATCCATTAGGAATCTGTGCCCACAGAGTATATGCAGAGAGAGTAAAAAATAATGATATTATGCTTTGGCAAACAAAATATTTGATTTTCATAAAATGAAAAATTTAGTTTTCGATAATAACTTTATTGCTTTTACTTCCTTGCGGTGAGACTATTTTTACAATATAAACACCTGCTGTATCGATTGTATATTCTTCAAGATTCTCATCATGTAAAGTGCGTTCCAGAATCAATTGTCCGTCTATGGTAAATACATATACTTTCGTATTTGCCGGGGCATTAGAGATATATAGTCGGTTTGTATTACTATATATGACAGAATAACTAATATCTGTTATGTCGGGAAGAGCTGCAGGATCATCGGAAGTCGTTACTTTGATTTCATTCGATTTCGAAGCTGTTCCTCCGATAGGCGTAACTGTATAGTAATATTCTGTAGAAGGGGTAAGCCCTGTTACTGTTTCGGAAAGGGTATTTCCTACTTGTTTGGGATAACCGTTTACTCGTACTTCTTTGTATCCGCCACCTTTACTGATGATGATTTCTTCAACATAAATACGTTTGTCCGAAGAGGCTTCTAATTTTATTACCGAAGATGGTGTGCCGGCCGGTAGTGGCATCTTTTTTTCTATTTGGCTGCTGACATTCAGCTCATCTATCTTTTTACCGTCCAGATAAATATATAGTGGTGCAGCTCCTTTATATGGAGATGCTTTTATATATAATGAAGTCTCATTACCCGAAAGGTCGAGAGCCGGAGTAGAGATAGATCCGTCTCTACTTCCCGAAGCCAGGCGTACACCGTTATCGCCTTCTATCGCAGCAAATCCGGAAGTTTCCCAGCCTTTAGGGATTTGAGTCAATTCTTTAAAATTCGTATTTAATACCGTGACTTCCTCTCCCGAAGATGTATTATCTAAATAATAGACATCCAACAAATATCCGGTTGCACCATTGGCCGCACTCCACTGTGCGGTAAAAGAATTACTGGTAATATTTATCGGGTCTAATGCCGCAAATCCGTCTATCGCTTTTCCGGTTAGGGTAACTTGTGTAGAATAGGCCAAATCTTTTCCCGATATTGTCAATGTCGCGTTATTCAGACCGACTTCTGTCGGTAAATAGGTTACGGTTATCTGTTTCCCGTCGTTAATATCCGATGCGGAAACAATCGTTTCCGATAGAGAAAAGAGTGTTGCATCTGTTCCGCTAAGAGTAAGAGTCAGATCATTCTCGATATTTTTCCCTTGTATGAGAATATTGTTACTGACGGAGTGATTAAACAATGTAGTTCCAATGTTTATTGTCGATCCGTTTAATGGAGAAATCAGATAAGGATGTTCGCTTCCGTCAGGATTAAAAGGTTCGTCGGTCCTGTCCCCGAAGATGAGATCGACAAGTTCGGGATAATCGATGAACGGATTTCGGTTTCTTTGTTCATTATAAACAGCATCGTTTCTGACTATTTCCTTTTCACTTACGGCATCTTTTTGATGCCAGCGGAGCATCATATCCAAAGTCGGTTTGGCTAAATGAGGAAATGAAGAACTGAATACCTGACTTTGCCAGTTTCCGCACTTATCGGCATATCGGGTGGCAATATAAAAATAGGCACGGGCAAAATCCCCTTTATACATATCGTTCGGTTCGAATACCGTTCCGGTTATCCCGGGAGTAGCGGATGTCCCCCATTTAGAAAAACCGTTTGCCGAAGAACTGTATTTTGAGCCGACCTCTCCGAAGGGATTGTTTGATCTGTATCCGTTTATTTTCCCGTCTGTCGGATATACCAGCCATGCATCCGATTTCATAGGACGAGCTTCATTAAACCAGCTTTGCGGAACTGAATGTTCCCGATTATAGCAATCTCCTTCGTTTTTATAGTTCCCGCATGTATTACTAAAAGAAAAATCTGTTATGTCGGAGTACATGTCCCATACTTTTCCGCTCCGGTTATCCGAAGTTCGATAAACGGAATATAGCCCGTCATATCCGACATCTTTAGCTCCGTTATTTAATATCGTAGATAATGCTTCTTGCAAAGCCTTTCCGCTTTTTCCTATAGCTTTGTCATAATAGCCTGTGGGAATTTCTTGGGCGTGTAAGGATAACATGCCTGTAAACAATAGCCACGAAAAGGAATAAAGTAAAAATTTTTTCATATTTATATTTGTTAGGTATCGTTTATCTTTCTGAAAGAAAAAGGGTATCAAAATTAGTATATATAAATAAGAAAGGAAAGATATTTACATAGAAAGTGTAAAGGATTTGAATTTTTTATTTTTTGTAATGCGATTGTAAAATTTAGATGACAGGTTCTAAGGGGCAAGAGTAAAAAGTATCTGAAGTTTTTCTGAACAAGAAAAACTTCAGAATAACCATTAAAACCAACGACGTTTACGGAATAACCATACACCGAAAGTAGATAAAGTGATTGATGCTATTAAAATGATAGGAAAGCCATACGGACTATCTTGTAACGAATTGGGTACGTTCATCCCGTATAGACTTGCGATGAGAGTCGGAATCATGAGAATAAGGGAGATTGAGGTTAGCTGTTTCATGATATCGCCCATATTATTTCCGATCACAGAAGCGTATGCATCCATCATACCGGCAAGAATGTCGCTATATATATTAGAGGTCTCAAGGGCTTGTCTCATTTCTATTTCTACATCTTCGACCTGATCGGGATCAATATATTTACTGCTCCTTTTATCGTGTTTGATCCTGTGCAGGAGAATAGTATTCCCTTTTAAACTGGTTATAAAAAAGACAAAACATTTTTCTATCTGCAATAGCGCTTGAAGCTCTTGATTTTTAATAGATCTTTCTAATTCTTTTTCGCTCTCCTTTATAATGATATTCAGTTGTTTGAGATATTTCATGTACCATACTGCCGCAGAAAATATGAGTTGAAGAACCAGATCATAGGGATTATTGAATCCGATCTCTTTACGTTGATTATATCGGATAAAATCCCCTATCATTTCATTTTCGTAAAAACATACAGAGATGATCAGGTCGTTTTTTAAGAAAATACCTAAAGGAACTGTCGTGTAGGCATATCCGGTATCATGGCCTTTTGTCGGGATACGAAGGATAATCATTTGCCATTCGTCTTCGTATTCGATACGTGGCCTTTCTTCAGGGTCTTCTATGTCTTTCAGAAAAGACTCGGGAACATTGAGCTCGTTAAGCAGATAGTCGATATCGATCTTGTCGGGTTGTTCGATATTGATCCAATAATTGGGCATCCAGATTTTTTCGGGCATAAGTTTTATGCCGTTCAGATAAGTCTTCATATACAAATCTCCCATACTTTTACAGGTAGAATTTGTATAAAATCCTACCCTTACGTTAATATTCCGAATGATAATCGTCCATTTTGTTTATTTTTAGAACGGTGCAAATATAGTAAAATGATTGTTTCCGTGCTTTTCTATTGTCGAAAATTCCTAATTGCAGTTGAAAATTCTTTTATAGTATATATTTCCTCATTATGTGTTTGAAGTTTGCCTTATGACACGAAATTCATTTTGCACTATTTCTTTTTGTTGATAAATGGATATATAAAACCGATTAATAATCTGTAAGATATACTTAATGACATATATCATTAAAAGATTTATTATACGGAGTTCCTAATAACTGTTCATATTCTGAGCAGAATGCATCATAAGTGCTCTTTGCCAGTCCTACTTTACCATTTTTTACCAGTACGTTACATTTTAAGTGTATGGCATTTTCATCTGTAGGGTCGAATAAGAAAATAATGTCTGCAATTTTGGTAAGGAGTCTGAAATCTGTCAGATTCCCTGATTGTACGATATTCCATAGCATATCTTGAACATAATTGGCGTAATCGGATTTGAAAGAATCGACCCAGTCCTGATTCAGATATGGCAATGGTAATCCGTTAGCGATGAGATGCAGTACGTCATATAATTTATTTACTTGAACCTTTGATTGTTTTTGTAACTTTTTCAGACTCTCGAAAACCGTATAATAGTCGCAAAAGAACGGTTCGCTGCATTTCGTCGCCCAATAAGTATTTGTATTTACTAATTCGATACCTCCTATTTCTTCAAGCAAAACTTTTAGTTTCCGAATGGTAACCCGCCGGTTGTTCTGTGCGCTTTCATCGCTTTTGTCTGCCCACAAGATTTCACACATAGTAGAGTTGGAAATTCCTTTTCCGTTTTTCTGTGTGTAGAGAATGATCAATATAAGTAAATATCTTAATGTCGGAGTAAATGATTTGGTTATATCGTTTCCGTTTTTGTCCCACACTTGAAATCCTCCGAGAAATAATATTGCCGATCGATTTGGAATTGCTTCGGGAACATATTCTTCCATATTTAAGATCACCGAATCTTGAACTGTAGATTTTTTCTTTCTTTTATATATTATGAATAGTGCCGTTCCTATAATCAGAATAATTGCCGTTGCGATATATAACCACATAAAGTCGGCCTTTTCCCGGGCCGGTTGAATAATGCTCGCTGTAGATAATGGCGGATACAGTAATGAATATACGGATATTTGAGATTTGTCTTTTTCGTGAAAAATGGTTACGGCATATAATTTATTGTCTTTCTTGCTGTAAAATAGAGAGCAGTATGCATTTATATCTTCGAATGGATAGGGAATCGTATCTGCTAATGTCCGGGAATTTCCGTTGCTTATATCGAATGATTTCAGAACAATATGGCTGTTACTCCGGTTATTGGGGAAGCAAAGTGTGTAAAATAAGTTTTCGGTAGTATCTATTATCATAGCGTTCGATACGACAAAAGGCTCTTCTTGTTTATCCAACGACCATAACTTCTTTATTTTTCCCGTGTAGGGATCTGCTTCGTATAAATCATAATAATTATAAGGTCCTAATTCTTGTAATCCGCTGATATGGCCATATCCTCCGAATATCAGTATAGAGTTTTCCGATTTTATGCCTAATGCACTCAGATAACGAGGAGGAATCGAACCTTTCATATCGATTTTTTCCCATTTCGATTCGTCGGAATATAGTTTGAGAAAATCATTCTTATAATGATATTCGCCATATCCTCCGAATATGTATAAATTAGAATCTTTTGGAGAAATAAAAGAGTTATGGTGAGTATGGATAGGGTTCTTTGTGTCTTTATTGGCTTGACTCCACTTATGGGTTTTGAAGTCGAATCGGGAGATGATAGGACCGTCGAAGTCATAAGACCATAGTTCGTTTGTCGAAGGTTGATAAATTAACTGGTTCGAACTCACATAGTACGGGTTTCCCGATTGTACGAGGATTGTATCTATGCGGTTATCGGTCAAATGATAAACGAGAATTTGTTTTTGATCTGCAAAATAAAGTATATTATCTTTTTCGTTGAAGGCAATTTGAGTGTAATGTCCCGAAACGAAAGATCGATCTTTTTCCCATTGCGTATGTTTATCTATTTCCCAAATGGGATTGTGTACTATTGCAGATCTACAAGAAACCGAGTCATATACTTCTGCGATCTGATGTTCTCTCAATGGCCAGTATGCTTCTATTTTACCTTCTTGATCTTCAATGCGTATATTTTTGATTGCCATGGGAGGGACATCGTAGGAAAGAAAGTCGGGATGACTGCAATATCCGAATTGAAAACGATATCGAGACAATTTTTTGTAATGATATGGAATTTTGATCTCCTCACCATTAAACGATATTGTTATTTCTTTTGTTTTAGGGTTTATACCGAAATGAACCGTAACCCAACTGTTTTTTTCGTATTGCTCCAATATCTGTCTGCTGAAGGGAGTGAATATTCTGTTTCCTTCGATAAAACTTAAAGATTTTCGTCCATCGGAATAATTGGATACCAAATCAAAGCATACCGTATCGTTAGCTATGATTCTGAAAATATATCCGTAGTTGTGCAATTCGGTTCTGAACCGCAATCCGAAATCCAAGGAAAATCCTTCGGGCAGGTAAAATTCTTTACCGTCATTCAACAATAAAGAAGTCCTTTTTTCTTTGATTACCTCATGGGATGCAAAATTTAAACCAGAGGAGATATCCGTTGCTGAAATATGTAAAAGGAAGAAAAACGACAAAATAGAAAATATGAAAATTTTCTTCATGGCTTTTGTTGATGTATAAATGTGTTTCAACAAAGGTAGTGAATATATTTAAAAGACTAAAACAAAAAAATAAAAAGGAATACCGCTTTTTGCTTTTTGGGAAAATTAATGAATAATTTCCGTTTCTGTTTCTGTAAATTTTAGAGTAGGGCTCGGTTATTTTTTATTCATTCTCTTATTAATGAATAATTAATGACGGCAGATATAGGTCGGGGATATTTTTGCCATACGATATTTATTTGTTGTTTTTTAAATTAGTTGAGATGAAAGGCACGAACAAAATCCCTTTACTTTTATTATTTGTTATTCTGACCGGTTGTTCTCTCCGTGTTTCGAAGCCGAAATATGAGAGCAGCTTAGCTCCTGAATCAGGACAATTTTTTAAGTGTAAAATGTCTTCTGAAATTTGGGTTGCCGATTGCCGTAGGGATTCGGCGCTGTCGAAAATGGTGGCTACGGCAATCCAAGGGATTATTAATCAGGATTCGGCAGAAGTTTATTTATTTCTCGGAGATCATCATGTTCGTCAGTTGAATGATACGGAGCGGAAATATACGGTTCTGAATAGAGATTCGAGAGCCGGAAATGCGGGACTGCAATCATTGTTGGATAAATATTTGAACAGGTTCTCTTATATATATGTATGGGATACTTGTAAAGATTGGACGTGGAATATGGCTTTGATGCTTTCTTCCCAGAACAAAGGCATTCCGTTGACACGAGAATATGCCGATTGGGTGGTGAAGAAATATAATTGGAAAGGTGAAGTTGTCGATTTATCAGAAAAATGGGTGAATAAAGAGGCTGCTTATAATTGGGCTATCGCCGAATTGATGCCGAAATGTCATAAAAATATTCTTTTTTCGGTAGGTTTAAGAGATGATTGGCGCGGAGCTCCTTGGACTTTGTATGATTATGCTACTGCATCCGGAGGATTTGCTTTCTGGTTGGATGACGCTCAAAAAGATGAACAGCAAATTATCCGGAATATTTGTATTGCGGGTAAGTACAACCCCGGATCGATCGTTATGGGGTATGCCAAAAGCGGAGATGACTTGTTGGCTACAGTCAATAATTATGGAATAGGTTATGTGGTCAGTGATTATTATGCCAACGGAAGTTTCTGGAGTGCTTATCCGAATAAATCTTTTTATCAACCTAAAGGGAAAGCCCGAAAGGTCAAACCCGGTAAAATATATGTCAGTATCATAT contains:
- a CDS encoding endonuclease, with product MKIKYFVCQSIISLFFTLSAYTLWAQIPNGYYDAIEGKKDKDLKTALYQIISNNGFKVVGYSGLWDAYKDTDARPDGKVWDMYSNTSNFTFVTDQDKGSGGTIEGDKYNREHSFPQSWFEKASGDMKSDLFNVYPTDKLVNNKRSNYPYGETNGEIYKSDNGFSKLGTCTFPGYSGTVFEPNDQYKGDFARSYFYIATCYEDVFPRFGGEMTAGNSYPGYKDWVIDLLLKWHRNDNVDSKEIDRNEAVQKKQHNRNPFIDYPELIEYIWGNKKGIAFNLPTSTDKTDMNTIHIATREESIIITTSVPVHVFLYNTYGTLIQSQNGQGEIHIPANRSGIYILKIQNDKHIITRKIKL
- a CDS encoding endonuclease, which produces MKKFLLYSFSWLLFTGMLSLHAQEIPTGYYDKAIGKSGKALQEALSTILNNGAKDVGYDGLYSVYRTSDNRSGKVWDMYSDITDFSFSNTCGNYKNEGDCYNREHSVPQSWFNEARPMKSDAWLVYPTDGKINGYRSNNPFGEVGSKYSSSANGFSKWGTSATPGITGTVFEPNDMYKGDFARAYFYIATRYADKCGNWQSQVFSSSFPHLAKPTLDMMLRWHQKDAVSEKEIVRNDAVYNEQRNRNPFIDYPELVDLIFGDRTDEPFNPDGSEHPYLISPLNGSTINIGTTLFNHSVSNNILIQGKNIENDLTLTLSGTDATLFSLSETIVSASDINDGKQITVTYLPTEVGLNNATLTISGKDLAYSTQVTLTGKAIDGFAALDPINITSNSFTAQWSAANGATGYLLDVYYLDNTSSGEEVTVLNTNFKELTQIPKGWETSGFAAIEGDNGVRLASGSRDGSISTPALDLSGNETSLYIKASPYKGAAPLYIYLDGKKIDELNVSSQIEKKMPLPAGTPSSVIKLEASSDKRIYVEEIIISKGGGYKEVRVNGYPKQVGNTLSETVTGLTPSTEYYYTVTPIGGTASKSNEIKVTTSDDPAALPDITDISYSVIYSNTNRLYISNAPANTKVYVFTIDGQLILERTLHDENLEEYTIDTAGVYIVKIVSPQGSKSNKVIIEN
- a CDS encoding magnesium transporter CorA family protein, producing the protein MGDLYMKTYLNGIKLMPEKIWMPNYWINIEQPDKIDIDYLLNELNVPESFLKDIEDPEERPRIEYEDEWQMIILRIPTKGHDTGYAYTTVPLGIFLKNDLIISVCFYENEMIGDFIRYNQRKEIGFNNPYDLVLQLIFSAAVWYMKYLKQLNIIIKESEKELERSIKNQELQALLQIEKCFVFFITSLKGNTILLHRIKHDKRSSKYIDPDQVEDVEIEMRQALETSNIYSDILAGMMDAYASVIGNNMGDIMKQLTSISLILMIPTLIASLYGMNVPNSLQDSPYGFPIILIASITLSTFGVWLFRKRRWF
- a CDS encoding Kelch repeat-containing protein, translated to MKKIFIFSILSFFFLLHISATDISSGLNFASHEVIKEKRTSLLLNDGKEFYLPEGFSLDFGLRFRTELHNYGYIFRIIANDTVCFDLVSNYSDGRKSLSFIEGNRIFTPFSRQILEQYEKNSWVTVHFGINPKTKEITISFNGEEIKIPYHYKKLSRYRFQFGYCSHPDFLSYDVPPMAIKNIRIEDQEGKIEAYWPLREHQIAEVYDSVSCRSAIVHNPIWEIDKHTQWEKDRSFVSGHYTQIAFNEKDNILYFADQKQILVYHLTDNRIDTILVQSGNPYYVSSNQLIYQPSTNELWSYDFDGPIISRFDFKTHKWSQANKDTKNPIHTHHNSFISPKDSNLYIFGGYGEYHYKNDFLKLYSDESKWEKIDMKGSIPPRYLSALGIKSENSILIFGGYGHISGLQELGPYNYYDLYEADPYTGKIKKLWSLDKQEEPFVVSNAMIIDTTENLFYTLCFPNNRSNSHIVLKSFDISNGNSRTLADTIPYPFEDINAYCSLFYSKKDNKLYAVTIFHEKDKSQISVYSLLYPPLSTASIIQPAREKADFMWLYIATAIILIIGTALFIIYKRKKKSTVQDSVILNMEEYVPEAIPNRSAILFLGGFQVWDKNGNDITKSFTPTLRYLLILIILYTQKNGKGISNSTMCEILWADKSDESAQNNRRVTIRKLKVLLEEIGGIELVNTNTYWATKCSEPFFCDYYTVFESLKKLQKQSKVQVNKLYDVLHLIANGLPLPYLNQDWVDSFKSDYANYVQDMLWNIVQSGNLTDFRLLTKIADIIFLFDPTDENAIHLKCNVLVKNGKVGLAKSTYDAFCSEYEQLLGTPYNKSFNDICH
- a CDS encoding GxGYxYP domain-containing protein, with protein sequence MKGTNKIPLLLLFVILTGCSLRVSKPKYESSLAPESGQFFKCKMSSEIWVADCRRDSALSKMVATAIQGIINQDSAEVYLFLGDHHVRQLNDTERKYTVLNRDSRAGNAGLQSLLDKYLNRFSYIYVWDTCKDWTWNMALMLSSQNKGIPLTREYADWVVKKYNWKGEVVDLSEKWVNKEAAYNWAIAELMPKCHKNILFSVGLRDDWRGAPWTLYDYATASGGFAFWLDDAQKDEQQIIRNICIAGKYNPGSIVMGYAKSGDDLLATVNNYGIGYVVSDYYANGSFWSAYPNKSFYQPKGKARKVKPGKIYVSIIFSDGDNLQFDQNALYLMWENDSLRGTVPVGTTMAAGLQEINPFLLEWYYKHKSENDELVAGPSGYQFIYGRDYQKEGYESWLEKNRRWLASAGFHTACFWHATFGSHCFDRFIETAGLQGIFDGDDKTGIAYKNGVIIMNQGEHIRKEGELYNALMKVKAKEDEPVFVNVYPIAAEYGRNGGIAKLKREIDRLEKERPGVYEYLLPKDLAASAARYFDKKKR